In Bacteroidia bacterium, a genomic segment contains:
- a CDS encoding TIGR02206 family membrane protein, translating to MFELFFSENTRFTTWGFEHIGVVLVSAVLGYMVIRYGQTTSREIEKQRILNLLGIFVSTTVIIWTILEVVRGKFNYKEDLPLVLCNFLALTIPIFTFTRNKKVYELILFWILAGTVQAIITPDLQDGFPHYTFWKFWIVHNGLVIIVLYATFVWGYRPTLRGLFRSYIGLEIYFLLMMGINTLLDTNYFYLNSKPPFATVLDLFGPWPWYIIVAQLIVIPYFLLLYLPFYLSKRKSFQDNTA from the coding sequence ATGTTTGAACTGTTTTTCTCTGAAAATACGCGCTTCACTACCTGGGGCTTTGAGCATATCGGTGTGGTGTTGGTTTCCGCAGTTTTGGGATATATGGTTATCCGTTATGGGCAAACCACTTCGAGAGAAATCGAAAAGCAACGAATCCTCAACCTACTGGGAATATTTGTTTCCACCACCGTGATTATCTGGACAATACTTGAAGTGGTTCGGGGAAAGTTCAATTACAAAGAAGATTTACCCCTGGTATTGTGCAACTTTCTCGCCCTTACAATTCCGATATTTACTTTTACCCGCAACAAAAAAGTCTATGAACTGATTCTCTTTTGGATTCTTGCGGGCACAGTTCAGGCGATTATTACGCCTGATCTTCAGGACGGATTTCCTCATTATACCTTTTGGAAATTCTGGATTGTGCACAACGGACTGGTAATCATCGTTTTATACGCCACATTTGTGTGGGGATACCGTCCGACTCTCCGGGGCTTATTTCGATCTTATATTGGTTTAGAAATCTATTTTCTGCTCATGATGGGTATCAACACCCTGCTCGATACCAACTATTTTTACCTCAACAGCAAACCGCCCTTCGCGACTGTGCTGGACCTCTTTGGCCCCTGGCCCTGGTATATTATTGTGGCGCAGCTAATTGTCATTCCCTATTTCCTTCTGCTGTATTTACCCTTTTATCTGAGTAAGCGGAAAAGTTTTCAAGACAACACCGCTTAA